The following proteins are co-located in the Silene latifolia isolate original U9 population chromosome 1, ASM4854445v1, whole genome shotgun sequence genome:
- the LOC141651059 gene encoding uncharacterized protein LOC141651059, with protein sequence MSDRTWMYKRLDEKYLSSDFVKGVDEFIKVACEQENYKKSSKLKCPCLKCHNRPYLDVDTVKLHLYKDDFCPNYTYWICHGENLPESQNIVDESSSVGINHNPYHDMVVDALGYNTENNRQEVDDIEEEPNTESRKFFEMLKNAEEPLYEGCKLSVLEAASRLTNIKCEFNILHRAVDNIAFLMKDMCPDDNKMTDTYSKTKKLLEGLELPHQKIDAYPYGCMLFWNEDEHLNQCRKCKSARYKKNKISENVLRYFPITPRLQRLYATKGIAENMTWHSETHRTNGHMSHPSDGEAWQNFDEIYPDFSVEPRNVRLGLCTDGFAPFGKSGKSYSCWPVILTPYNLPPSLCMKRQFMFLTLIIPGPKSPKGNLDVYLQPLIAELNDLWERGAITYDVSRKNNFNLKAAIIWTISDFPAYGMLSGWSTAGKFACPYCMERTGSFYLKNGSKYSWFDCHRTFLPIDHEFRLNRSAFTRNRVEPSSPPPRLNGEEVWNCVSCLPKGTDLTFSTDKRKNKKDGWKRQCIFWQLPYWRKLLIRHNLDVMHIEKNVFDQIIHTIMEVKGKIKDTISARKDLATHCKRRKLNMEGKNGDVMPKAPYVLSKEQKRVLCEWIQNLKFLDGYSSNIGRCVDMKQYKLFGLKSHDCHVFKERLLPVALRELLPQNVWKALTEISQFFKAICSSLLEVEDMVRLEINIPEILCKLEKIFPPAFFN encoded by the coding sequence ATGTCTGACCGTACATGGATGTATAAAAGATTAGATGAGAAATATCTTTCAAGTGACTTTGTTAAAGGAGTAGATGAATTTATCAAAGTAGCATGTGAACAAGAAAATTATAAGAAGTCCTCGAAATTAAAGTGTCCTTGTCTTAAGTGTCACAATAGGCCTTATTTGGATGTAGACACTGTCAAACTACATTTATACAAGGACGACTTTTGTCCTAACTACACTTACTGGATTTGTCATGGTGAAAATTTACCCGAGTCGCAAAATATAGTAGACGAGTCATCTTCAGTTGGTATTAATCATAATCCTTACCATGATATGGTTGTGGATGCACTGGGTTATAATACTGAAAATAATAGACAAGAAGTGGATGATATAGAAGAGGAACCGAATACAGAATCAAGAAAGTTCTTTGAAATGTTGAAAAATGCTGAAGAGCCCTTATATGAGGGCTGCAAATTATCAGTTTTAGAAGCTGCTTCAAGACTAACAAATATTAAGTGCGAGTTTAACATTCTGCATAGAGCAGTTGATAACATTGCTTTCTTGATGAAGGATATGTGTCCTGATGATAATAAAATGACCGATACTTACTCTAAAACAAAAAAACTCCTTGAAGGGCTTGAACTTCCACATCAAAAGATCGACGCGTACCCTTATGGATGTATGTTATTCTGGAATGAAGATGAACACTTAAATCAATGTCGCAAGTGTAAGAGTGCTagatacaaaaagaacaaaatatcAGAAAATGTGCTTAGATATTTTCCAATCACGCCTAGATTGCAAAGACTTTATGCAACCAAGGGTATTGCAGAGAATATGACTTGGCACTCGGAAACTCATCGTACTAACGGTCATATGTCACATCCTTCTGATGGAGAGGCATGGCAAAATTTTGATGAGATATATCCAGATTTCTCAGTTGAACCACGTAATGTTAGGTTAGGTTTGTGCACAGATGGGTTTGCTCCTTTTGGAAAATCAGGAAAATCATATTCTTGTTGGCCTGTTATCTTAACACCATATAACTTACCGCCATCGTTGTGTATGAAAAGACAATTCATGTTTCTTACCCTAATAATTCCTGGACCAAAAAGCCCTAAGGGAAACCTAGATGTATATCTACAACCTTTGATTGCAGAACTTAATGATTTGTGGGAGAGGGGAGCAATAACATATGACGTCTCCAGAAAAAACAATTTTAATTTGAAGGCAGCCATTATTTGGACTATTAGTGACTTTCCTGCTTATGGTATGTTGTCTGGATGGTCTACAGCAGGCAAATTTGCATGTCCATATTGCATGGAAAGAACAGGTTCATTTTATCTTAAAAATGGATCAAAGTACTCATGGTTCGATTGTCATCGTACATTTCTACCCATAGACCATGAATTTAGACTAAATCGAAGTGCATTCACTAGAAATAGGGTAGAGCCCTCAAGTCCTCCACCGAGACTAAATGGGGAGGAAGTATGGAACTGTGTCTCGTGCTTACCCAAGGgtactgaccttacctttagtaCGGATAAAAGGAAGAATAAGAAAGATGGTTGGAAAAGGCAGTGTATTTTTTGGCAACTTCCATATTGGCGTAAGTTATTGATTAGACACAATCTTGATGTCATGCACATCGAAAAGAATGTATTTGATCAAATAATACATACAATAATGGAAGTGAAAGGAAAGATAAAGGACACTATCAGTGCAAGAAAAGACTTGGCAACTCATTGTAAACGTCGTAAACTCAATATGGAGGGAAAGAACGGAGATGTGATGCCAAAAGCACCTTATGTCCTTAGCAAAGAACAAAAAAGAGTCCTATGTGAATGGATACAAAACTTAAAGTTTCTAGATGGATATTCTTCTAACATAGGAAGGTGTGTTGACATGAAACAATATAAGCTTTTTGGTTtaaaaagtcatgattgtcatgttttcaAGGAAAGGTTGCTCCCTGTTGCTCTAAGGGAACTTCTGCCCCAAAATGTTTGGAAAGCTTTGACAGAGATAAGTCAATTTTTTAAGGCTATATGCTCCTCACTTTTAGAGGTTGAGGACATGGTTCGTTTGGAGATCAACATTCCTGAAATTCTTTGTAAATTGGAGAAAATATTCCCTCCAGCATTCTTTAACTAA